A region of the Oncorhynchus nerka isolate Pitt River linkage group LG26, Oner_Uvic_2.0, whole genome shotgun sequence genome:
AGTGATTAATTTCAAGACATTAAATATGATAAGCAGAAATGTCCTGTATTATTTGTAGATAGGTGTGTACCCATGTCCTTGCAtgacctctttcttcctctgACTTTTTTGTCGATCATCATTCGAAGTCCAATCAACCTTATAATTGGGAATCACGTCCAACTTCCATTGAACCCCAGAGTAGCATATCATAGATACAtattaggccgtcattgtaaataagaatgtgttcttaactgacttgcctagttaaataaaaaatacaaatgtgaAACACGTCACTTTGAATAAATATTTTCCAATTGAATGCAGGTCTTTGAAGGTGGATTTGATTTTCGCAATTTAATTTACCAATGTAGTATATATTATAGCACTCTACAATCAAATATAGAGCCTACCTTTAATGATTTAACATTATGTAGGATAGAACGAAATTTGCGTCATAATCTAGGTCTATACAATTTCAAATAGCAAATTAACTGTAAATGAAATATTTGGTTATTTTGGCAACAAAAAAAAGCTGCATCTTTTGAATTAACTTATTGGAAATATATGCTCGGTTAGGCTACTCTGAAAGATCTCGTTTATGCAacgaaaaaataaaataatagcaATAATTATCTTTATCAAACAAATTGTAAAATTGTTGACATCTGTTTCATCTGGTGCATTTGATTTAAATGCATTAtgttacagtacattcagaagaTTAAATTGTAGaatacaaaaataaacaaaaagttGGATTTTATTAGAAACATAGCACTATGACATCTTATTTAATATTTCATAAACGCCAAAATAACGGTTCCTACTCTTTCATTATGTAACGTTATTTAGGATATAAAATAAAATTTTGCCAATTAACTATAAATTAAATATTTGTTTATTTTGGCAAAAGCAGCTGGAACTTTAGAATTAACCTACTGGAAATATATGCTTAATTACACTGAAATAATTCGTTTTATGcaacaaaataaataataatctttaTCAATCAAACTGTAAAATTGTTGCATCTGGTAGGCCTACAATTAATGTATATGCATTGCGCATAAAGGAACCATATTAATGATGGATATTATTAGAAACATAGCCCTCTGACATCTTATTGAAGTTTTTAATATAAAACGCTAACTTAATATTTTATAAAAGTTTCTTACTCTTGGATTTTGACCAAGATGGTTGCAGTGTAGGGGGAGTGTACCCTAGTAGCTGGGCGTGTCTACCGCTCTACTGTGATATAAAGGGACCTAGTTGTGTAGGCAGTCATCTTCAGATAATTTCTTGTATATTTAATACAGGCCAATCAGAAAGGAGCAAAATGAGTCTGACAGCAAAGGACAAATCTGTGGTCAAGGCCTTCTGGGGCAAGATTAGTGGAAAGGCAGATGTCGTCGGCGCTGAGGCTTTGGGGAGGTAAGCCTTCTTAATGAACGAATGATGAGAATGATCGTGTTTAAACTGATGACAGCGGCCTATGTGCCTACCCCGAATAAGCATTTTAACATACAATAAGTAAACTCATTTCATTACGTTGTAGACACAGACGATGGGAGAAATATGAAACGCGTAATGCATCTAACAAAAACTCCAATATGAATCGAACTATTCTGTACCTTCCTTTGCAGGATGCTGACTGCTTACCCCCAGACTAAGACCTACTTCTCCCACTGGGCTGACCTGAGCCCCGGCTCTGGGCCAGTCAAGAACCATGGAGGCATCATCATGGGTGCAATTGGTAAAGCAGTCGGACTGATGGACGACCTCGTGGGGGGACTGAGTGCTCTCAGTGATCTGCACGCCTTCAAGCTGCGGGTTGACCCTGGAAACTTCAAGGTTTGCCCACAGATAACCTATTGTCTGTATATTGATCACTCTGTCTGTTGCTAAAGCACAATCCTTCAATATTAACTTTTAAAATATACTTTTCAGATCCTGTCCCACAACATCCTTGTGACCCTGGCTATTCACTTCCCTTCTGATTTCACTCCCGAAGTGCACATTGCTGTGGATAAATTCCTTGCAGCCTTGTCCGCTGCCCTGGCTGACAAATACAGATAAGACCATCATGAGACCATCATTGGACTCCAGTTCCTGCTCTGCTGTTATTACAATACAATAAACAGGCAATGAATGATGTTACGTCCTCTGTTGTGTCCTTATTCCACCACAGTTCACCATCAAAGTCATATTTGAATTGCATCACTGTCACAtctagatagaatacattgaATGAAGAAAGGAAGGGATTAAGTACTAAATGGTGCTTTAGGTCCACCGTCCACTATCTCACTATGTTATTCTCCATAACTTTGGATAGCCTATCTAATACGTGTAACATGCATTTTGCTGACATAATTTAATATTTGATGAATCTGGAGTAGTTACAGATGGGTTGGTAAACTGAATGGGTTATATGAAGCCTCTACCATTTTCATATAACCCCTTCAGTTTACCAACCCCTATCTATACTATATGAAGACGGTAGAGGCACAATGAAAACCTATTCAGAGAAGAACAAATATGTATTTTATTTCTAAATTAATTGTAAATAGTTTAATAACTTTTAAAAACTGTAAAAATGACCATGTAATTTGCAACAAGATACTTCATAGAATGGGCTATTTTGTATTTCCAATGCAGTGAATTTGGTGGGGGAAGTGAAATCGACTTTGAAAAACGAACACATtgtgttatactgtatataccacactatacactcacTCTCATTCTGGAAGTTCCGTGTCTCGACTTTCTCTCAAACAAAACACCTTTCGGCACCGTGGCATTTTGTAGTTTAATTTGATACATTAATATTTAGGATTGTTTTTTTTGTAATAAAGTATATTTGCGCATCTCTGAACCTAAATGTCTGTAAGTTAAATGGTTTTACTATTTCGTACAAACGTGTATTGTTTTATGAATTTTTTACGAGTTTTAGTCTAGTTGTCCAACTAGAAGGCTTTTGTTGCACGCTCGTGTTCCTGAATGGTTTTGCGCGCAGGCCTGGTTTTACGCGCAGGTCAGGTGCCGACATAGCCAAATatatggggggtggggggtttcTACTAACATTTGAGATGTACAAACAGGCTATAACATGTTTTATATGCTATAACCACCAAGTTAGAACAATCGGCGGAATTAacaggtgaaaatagaccaaattattagcgtGAGGCACattgaacgccgtttgggtctttacCGGTCAAACAAGACACGTCATATAACACTGTTTGACGCATTAAATAAGCTTTGAATtcgacacgtcaaataacacaattatattatataatgttgtgtgctgaatttgcacgtgcaaAGCACTGttaaagctgtacaaaaaaagcAGCCAAACAACACACACCCCGTCACGAACGATGTTTTAACAATCCCGCTTTGGAGAAAATAGACcacattattagggtgaggcacatgggctactaacagctttctacacaacatacacttagtattactgtcttagctacagtatacacatctccctggcatattacatcatttatgcagcagcatacaatacatttttggaatcACCTTGTgaaggtggcgcagtggtccttTGTTGGCAAatgttgtcatcaaagtctggcattttctggatttatggtgTGAACTCGGGGGGAGAAAACAGCCACTCCATTGAATATCAGGCTAACAGTAGTGGTCTATTTGCAACGCTTTCAGTTAGCCACTGACTCCTTCCAAACGACttgttgttgaatttgcgatttccaacttgtgtatATCAGGTACCAAGATAAGACCCATGTGCAGACTgcgtgaagtaacaatgtttattataaCCACagaggcaggcaaacgacaggccAAGGCAGGCAATGGTCGACaatccagagtaggagcaaaggtacaggacggcaggcagtatAAGGCAGATTTCAGTCATCAggaaaaggttaaaaaaaacacacacaaaaacaggaggacaagaaaaaaaaaaggaaaaacgcTGGTAAACTTGACGAAGTGAcaaaagacagacagaaaacacaggtgtaaatacacaggggataagggGGAAGAtgtgcgacacctggagggggtggagacaatcacgaaacaggtgaaatagatcagggcgtgacagtgtaaTCTTTATGTACAATGGCCGATACGTTttgtctataatttctcttcattatttctcttcatatgacaaggattaaaaaggattttccAGTAGATTGTCGAGTTGATGACAAttgatgatgactgcttgctaAGAATGTCTAAGTAAGATGTGGTCCaacaaagctactgtagatataacttGATTTGATGTAATTCTGTCTGTGGCCAaagaccttgagccttcttgaatGGGCACTTCTTATATATAACTCTATGGCAGAATCCAAGAGGCTAAATTTTCGAGCTCTAACCTTAGAATTAGGGATGACGTACtgtcccatgagtgacagaaaacCGAACCAATCATGACAGAAAACTGAGCCAATTAGGCGcaacgctctgtattttctgTTGGCTAGACCCACCACCGCAGAaggcactgagctaggctgaaacacctgcattttggagctgccttactcaagaaagcaaaaaagagataatttttgtatgcagctttattaacacattgatatatttttttatgtgacACGGATTAATGCATAAAATTACAAGCAAAACAGGCATGCCCCCCTGTTACTCAATTAATgtgtttaaaggtccaatgcagccgtttttatctcaacATCAAATCATTTCTGAATAACAATTAGGTAGCCTATCCCAGAAAAAGCTTCTTGGCCAAAAGCAATTTCTCAAGTAGGAATGTTGCTTGGACTGTGAgagtggtctgagtggagagGGGAAAACATAAAACTAGCTTTTATTTGCAAAACTCCATCCCATGAAAACAGGCAggaatttcaggcagtcttttcaaaccactcttacactaaaagggcattatcatcattttcacaatttcacattattatttcaacctcatagtgtggaaatatataaaaCACTGGGAAATCATGTTTTTCATTGCACTACAATTATTTTGATGATTTTGGTATGACCTTTAAAAATGTACTTAAAAGTTTGACTTAGGCTACATGGGGTTTTAGTCCAAAAACGGTCAAACATTTCTTGACATTGGATTGCAGTAATTATTTTGTAAGGAAACAAATATCTAAAATCTAAAAACAAGGAATATAAATATCTAAATATAGTAAGGCCTATATATCACTTTAAAATTAGCCAATATTTGTCCATGTTTTAGGAAAGCATTTTGATTTCAAACTGGAAGATATGTAGCCCTAGGTTTAGGCCTGTATCACCAATTTGAACCCTCTAAAGGCCTAACTACACAACAAAAGAAAAGGTTCCTGAAGTCCCCTTTATGGtttcttcaaattgaaactgtgggggaaccccTATAAGTTATTCAAAGAACCCCTTTTAATGGTTCCTCAAACAACTTTTTGAATAACCTTTTGGGGTTCATTTTTTAACTACCCCC
Encoded here:
- the LOC115110363 gene encoding hemoglobin subunit alpha-1 produces the protein MSLTAKDKSVVKAFWGKISGKADVVGAEALGRMLTAYPQTKTYFSHWADLSPGSGPVKNHGGIIMGAIGKAVGLMDDLVGGLSALSDLHAFKLRVDPGNFKILSHNILVTLAIHFPSDFTPEVHIAVDKFLAALSAALADKYR